TTAATTAAAATGTTGCATATACATATACAAAGTTAGTAATTTCTAGGAAAATATGCCATAACAGAAGCGAAGATACTCCGATCATTAGGTGTCTATAGATGAAATATTCTCAGATTCAATTTAGCCAAAGCCTTGCGGATATTGATCTTTTCCAACTCCAAGAACTGTTTAATCTGGCTGCTTTTTGGGCAAAAGGACGTAGTATTAAGGATTGGGGTATAGCTCTTGCTAACAGTGAACCTGTTATTTCTATCTGGGATAGGGAATTATTAATTGGTTTTGCTAGAGCCACCTCTGATGGCATCTATCGCGCTACAATTTGGGATGTTGTCATTCATCCAGATTATCAAGGTAACGGTTTGGGTAGCAAGTTGGTGGAAACGGTTTTAAGTCATCCCCGAATGCAGAAGGTAGAGCGTGTATACTTAATGACAACGCATCAACGGGAATTTTATGAAAAGATTGGTTTTCGAGTCAATAATACCACGACAATGGTTTTAAATAATCAATCTAATTTTGATGCTTTTGTCAGTGAGGAGATTTGTTTGCAAGAGTCCCTGTAGGTATGGATATTTGCAGTCTAGTTAACTGCGATGTTTCTTCCTGGTTGGTGGGAAAAGGCAAAATTTCTAATTTTC
The DNA window shown above is from Anabaena sp. WA102 and carries:
- a CDS encoding GNAT family N-acetyltransferase, producing MKYSQIQFSQSLADIDLFQLQELFNLAAFWAKGRSIKDWGIALANSEPVISIWDRELLIGFARATSDGIYRATIWDVVIHPDYQGNGLGSKLVETVLSHPRMQKVERVYLMTTHQREFYEKIGFRVNNTTTMVLNNQSNFDAFVSEEICLQESL